The Bacteroidetes bacterium SB0662_bin_6 DNA window TGAGGATGTGGTGCGCGGCAATCGCGTCACCCTCCTGACCTACTTCACCGAGTGGTGTGACAACTGCCGGTACGAGGCTCCCGACCTGGTGGCCAAGTACGGCGTGCACCGGGAAGACGGTCTGATGATCATCGGGCGCAGCGAATACTCCCACCCGGACGTGGTGGCCGAGTACGTCGACGAGTTCGGCATTGAGTATCCGGTCATCCTGGGAAGCCCCAATCCGGACCCCGACAACGAGGATCTGGTGCGCACCACGACTGCGCATTTCCGCATGCGCAAGGCGCTCCTCGATCCGCGCAAGTGGGGTACGCCCCTTAACGTCGTGGTGGTGGATGGAGACCCTACCCGGGCTTCGATCGTGACCGGCGAGTTCTTCCCCGGCGCGTTCGACGAGACCTTCGGCGGGTACCTGGAC harbors:
- a CDS encoding TlpA family protein disulfide reductase — its product is MTRWILSAVALLVLAGGWLVMNLVAPAEEAPAPHPHEYSPVVAIDLTAEVAGAGGDRLVPWEVLRRDFSGMSRDGAEIDLEDVVRGNRVTLLTYFTEWCDNCRYEAPDLVAKYGVHREDGLMIIGRSEYSHPDVVAEYVDEFGIEYPVILGSPNPDPDNEDLVRTTTAHFRMRKALLDPRKWGTPLNVVVVDGDPTRASIVTGEFFPGAFDETFGGYLDGSVAAAD